A single genomic interval of Cupriavidus sp. MP-37 harbors:
- a CDS encoding class II glutamine amidotransferase, with amino-acid sequence MCRWLAYSGRSVALETVLFQPEHSLIDQSLNSRLGHTTTNGDGFGVGWYGRHAEVPFRYRCLHPAWSDTNLRETARAVRAPMFVAHVRAATGTPTQETNCHPFRFGRWLFVHNGLIRDYPLVRRELMMAVAPHLFRWIEGSTDSEVMFFLALTFGLERDPVGALEQMAGLIEDVGRRHDVQFPLNMTVCVTDGRQIVAVRYSSETNSRSLFHSTSFRQLRELYPDDPRIAAAGDDAFLVLSEPLIDVQGVWEEIPEGTILVARGGEIDRHRFVPRLPGQTALHAAQGNAAAG; translated from the coding sequence ATGTGCCGCTGGCTGGCTTACTCGGGCAGATCCGTTGCCCTGGAAACGGTGCTGTTCCAGCCGGAACACTCGCTGATCGACCAGAGCCTGAATTCCCGGCTCGGCCATACCACCACCAACGGCGACGGCTTCGGCGTCGGCTGGTACGGGCGCCATGCCGAGGTGCCGTTCCGCTACCGCTGCCTGCACCCGGCGTGGAGCGACACCAACCTGCGCGAGACCGCCCGGGCGGTGCGCGCGCCGATGTTCGTCGCGCACGTGCGCGCCGCCACCGGCACGCCGACGCAGGAGACCAACTGCCATCCGTTCCGCTTCGGCCGCTGGCTGTTCGTCCACAATGGCCTGATCCGCGACTATCCGCTGGTGCGGCGCGAACTGATGATGGCGGTGGCGCCGCACCTGTTCCGCTGGATCGAGGGCTCGACCGACTCCGAGGTCATGTTCTTCCTGGCGCTGACCTTCGGCCTGGAGCGCGATCCGGTCGGCGCGCTGGAGCAGATGGCCGGGCTGATCGAGGACGTCGGGCGGCGCCATGACGTGCAGTTTCCGCTCAACATGACGGTCTGCGTGACCGACGGCCGGCAGATCGTGGCGGTGCGCTATTCGAGCGAGACCAACTCGCGGTCGCTGTTCCACAGCACCTCGTTCCGGCAGCTGCGCGAACTCTATCCGGACGACCCGCGCATCGCCGCCGCCGGCGACGACGCCTTCCTGGTCCTGTCGGAGCCGCTGATCGACGTGCAGGGCGTATGGGAAGAGATTCCCGAGGGCACCATCCTGGTGGCGCGCGGCGGCGAGATCGACCGTCACCGCTTCGTGCCGCGCCTGCCAGGCCAGACGGCCTTGCACGCGGCCCAGGGCAACGCGGCCGCGGGCTGA
- the aspT gene encoding aspartate-alanine antiporter produces MTCTVDVFAANPLLVLFITVGLGYFVGKARVGPIQLGGVCGTLIVALFMGQTGCQMHGELKDLAFALFIFAMGYSGGPQFFANLNRSSLRYMVLPVVEAVVVLAISLGAAAYLGFDPGTAAGLAAGAATESAVVGTAAEALKHLGLDAATVGRYEANIATAYTLTYLVGLISIVFFTSQIAPALLGIDLRQAAREVAARMEAASDDDVATQPALPRLIGRAYAVQQAAGITVSQLQHQVGGRASVVKVLRGGTSIELGDDDAVQAGDIVAMVGIRSNLLKAAALIGPEVLLPEAHTDAIQLVEKQVVVNRRRVNGKTLGELARQAGPRRLREVWVLEVRRSGLSLPITRSTPLQLGDVITIVGLEPSLSEAINGIGVEVRASEATDLVFLCVGILAGLLVGTLSLHAGGMHLTLGSGGGALLSGLVFGWIHGRKPSLGTFPASAVQLLKDLGLAVFVACVGLSAGPDAIALIREHGAVLPLIGLAVSLGPACLSLWIGHKLLRIEGPLLVGAIAGQHVSTPAISAILAVSQSSVPLLGYTITYAIANVLLPVLGPVIISLAYRFT; encoded by the coding sequence ATGACCTGTACCGTTGATGTCTTTGCCGCCAACCCATTGCTGGTGCTGTTCATCACCGTCGGACTCGGCTACTTCGTCGGCAAGGCGCGGGTCGGACCGATCCAGCTGGGGGGCGTGTGCGGCACGCTGATCGTGGCGCTGTTCATGGGCCAGACCGGCTGCCAGATGCATGGCGAACTGAAGGACCTGGCCTTTGCCTTGTTTATCTTCGCCATGGGTTATTCCGGCGGGCCGCAGTTCTTTGCCAACCTGAACCGCTCGAGCCTGCGCTATATGGTGCTGCCGGTGGTGGAGGCGGTGGTGGTGCTGGCCATCTCGCTGGGCGCGGCGGCTTACCTGGGTTTCGATCCGGGCACTGCCGCCGGGCTGGCCGCCGGCGCCGCGACCGAGTCGGCGGTGGTGGGCACCGCCGCCGAAGCGCTCAAGCACCTGGGCCTGGACGCCGCCACCGTGGGCCGCTACGAGGCCAATATCGCCACCGCGTATACGCTGACCTACCTGGTCGGGCTGATCAGCATCGTGTTCTTCACCAGCCAGATCGCGCCGGCGCTGCTCGGCATCGACCTGCGCCAGGCTGCGCGCGAGGTCGCGGCGCGCATGGAGGCCGCATCCGACGACGACGTGGCGACCCAGCCGGCGCTGCCGCGGCTGATCGGGCGCGCCTACGCGGTGCAGCAGGCCGCCGGCATCACGGTCAGCCAGCTGCAGCACCAGGTCGGCGGCCGGGCGTCGGTGGTCAAGGTGCTGCGGGGCGGAACCAGCATCGAGCTGGGCGATGACGACGCCGTGCAGGCCGGCGATATCGTCGCCATGGTCGGCATCCGCAGCAACCTGCTGAAGGCCGCCGCGCTGATCGGCCCGGAAGTGCTGCTGCCCGAGGCGCACACCGATGCCATCCAGCTGGTCGAAAAGCAGGTGGTGGTGAACCGGCGCCGCGTCAACGGCAAGACCCTCGGCGAGCTGGCGCGCCAGGCCGGTCCGCGCCGGCTGCGCGAGGTCTGGGTGCTGGAAGTGCGGCGCTCGGGACTGTCGCTGCCGATCACGCGCTCGACGCCGCTGCAGCTGGGCGACGTGATCACCATCGTCGGCCTGGAGCCTTCGCTGTCCGAGGCCATCAACGGCATCGGCGTCGAGGTCAGGGCCAGCGAGGCGACCGACCTGGTGTTCCTGTGCGTGGGGATCCTGGCGGGCTTGCTGGTCGGCACGCTGAGCCTGCATGCGGGCGGCATGCACCTGACGCTGGGCAGCGGCGGCGGGGCGCTGCTGAGCGGGCTGGTGTTCGGCTGGATCCATGGGCGGAAACCGTCGCTCGGCACCTTTCCCGCGTCCGCGGTGCAGCTCCTGAAGGACCTCGGGCTGGCGGTGTTCGTCGCCTGCGTCGGGCTGTCGGCCGGGCCGGATGCGATCGCGCTGATCCGCGAGCACGGTGCGGTGCTGCCGCTGATCGGGCTGGCGGTGTCGCTCGGACCGGCGTGCTTGTCCTTGTGGATCGGGCACAAGCTGCTCAGGATCGAGGGCCCGCTGCTGGTCGGCGCGATTGCGGGGCAGCATGTCAGCACCCCGGCGATCAGCGCCATCCTGGCCGTCAGCCAGAGCTCGGTACCGCTGCTGGGCTACACCATCACCTATGCCATCGCCAACGTGCTGTTGCCGGTGCTGGGGCCGGTCATCATTTCGCTGGCCTACCGCTTCACCTGA
- a CDS encoding BatD family protein has translation MPRRGWLRRVAPLLLLLAAWLWPWLARAAAAPTVRVEVGARQPLLVGQQVSIDVTILAPNYFLSAPAFPALEVPGAMVTLPDARAVNSTETIDGVTYAGIRKSYAFTAEQDGEFRLPAATIRFTYAGDDGAPREGSVTLPVTTIRAGTGGAGAPAARGSAAGPLLPVARLTVTQTLDRDPDHGAVRLHAGDALVRTVTTFAPQTQAMRIVPPHAAAPRGVRLFRADARLSDQARDAPGPGGTRVDALTYVFERPGTYTLPAVTADWVDPATRQPARSEAPAVRVVVAAARNAGALAPGGPPAGAVPGEGGWPWRTLLWGAGALLGAAVLAVLWRRLRPRLARLRQRQAERRRARAGRADARLAATLQACRAGDAAAASQALDGWTRAAHGTTPAAWAEAVGDAALADAVTGLQRHLYGAAPARSAWDGNPLAQALGRHARPTPPRRRRARPALPPLNP, from the coding sequence GTGCCCCGCCGCGGGTGGCTGCGCCGCGTTGCGCCGCTGCTCCTGCTGCTGGCGGCGTGGCTGTGGCCGTGGCTGGCGCGCGCCGCCGCCGCGCCCACCGTGCGCGTCGAAGTGGGCGCGCGCCAGCCGCTGCTGGTGGGCCAGCAGGTCAGCATCGATGTCACCATCCTGGCGCCCAACTATTTCTTGTCGGCGCCCGCGTTCCCGGCACTCGAAGTACCGGGCGCGATGGTGACCTTGCCGGATGCGCGCGCGGTGAATTCCACCGAGACCATCGATGGCGTGACCTATGCCGGCATCCGCAAGAGCTACGCCTTTACCGCGGAGCAGGATGGCGAGTTCCGGCTGCCGGCCGCGACCATCCGTTTTACCTACGCCGGCGATGACGGCGCGCCGCGCGAGGGCAGTGTCACCTTGCCCGTCACCACGATCCGGGCTGGCACCGGCGGGGCGGGCGCGCCGGCGGCGCGCGGCAGCGCGGCCGGGCCGTTGTTGCCGGTGGCCCGGCTCACCGTGACGCAGACGCTGGACCGTGACCCCGACCACGGCGCGGTCAGGCTGCATGCGGGCGATGCGCTGGTGCGCACCGTCACCACCTTTGCGCCGCAGACCCAGGCGATGAGGATCGTGCCGCCGCATGCCGCGGCGCCGCGCGGCGTGCGCCTGTTTCGCGCCGATGCGCGGCTGTCCGACCAGGCCCGCGACGCGCCGGGACCGGGCGGCACGCGCGTGGATGCGCTGACCTATGTCTTCGAGCGGCCCGGCACGTATACGTTGCCCGCGGTCACGGCGGACTGGGTCGATCCGGCCACGCGGCAGCCGGCCAGGTCCGAAGCGCCGGCGGTCAGGGTCGTGGTGGCCGCGGCGCGCAACGCCGGGGCGCTGGCGCCGGGCGGGCCGCCGGCCGGCGCGGTGCCGGGCGAGGGCGGCTGGCCGTGGCGCACGCTGCTGTGGGGCGCGGGCGCGCTGCTCGGCGCCGCCGTGCTGGCCGTGCTGTGGCGCCGGCTGCGGCCGCGCCTGGCACGCCTGCGGCAACGGCAAGCCGAGCGCCGGCGCGCCCGCGCCGGGCGCGCCGACGCGCGCCTGGCGGCGACCTTGCAGGCCTGCCGCGCGGGCGATGCCGCTGCCGCCAGCCAGGCGCTGGACGGCTGGACCCGCGCCGCCCACGGCACCACGCCCGCGGCCTGGGCCGAAGCCGTCGGCGATGCCGCGCTGGCCGACGCCGTCACCGGCCTGCAGCGCCATCTCTACGGGGCGGCGCCGGCCCGCTCCGCCTGGGACGGCAACCCGCTCGCCCAGGCGCTGGGCCGCCACGCCAGGCCCACGCCGCCGCGCCGGCGCCGGGCCCGGCCCGCGCTGCCACCGCTCAATCCCTGA
- a CDS encoding VWA domain-containing protein → MPAWLDTLAHFHFLRPWWLLGLLPAALLVWAVRRRGDVRRRWRDTIAPHLLDALMLGERRRLALRPVHLTALLLALGTVALAGPSWRQERPPFLDDKAPLAIAVDLSPSMDAIDVTPTRLERAKLKIKALLARRDGGRTAIYAYAGSTHLVLPLTDDASLLQTFADALQTRIMPVPGRDMALALRVIDADLKHEPVPGTILFLTDGVDPAAAAAFRAQVHSGRSQPVVLALGTAQGGPLRNAAGGFVEQDGARVFARLDEAALERFGDDSGVPVATFTPGSDDDVAWVQRHVQSHLERMQAGDRTRWKDEGWWLVPPLALLAMLWFRKGWTVRWSAGLLLALALAAPPEARAQSSAPATQASAVRPWRFVDLWLTHDQQGRRAFEQGDFARAAALFDDPMWRGIAQYRAGQYAQAVQSFARVDSAQADYNQGNALARQGQYRQAAARYRQALRRQPQWAEAAANLALMEKLLAQQLPQEKPDPDDGEEPPDLPPDQVKYDAAKPSAPGGKSLQVVLTQDAEMWMRAIQTTPTDLLQRKFALQHGQAAAGQGSR, encoded by the coding sequence ATGCCGGCCTGGCTCGACACGCTCGCTCACTTCCATTTCCTGCGCCCGTGGTGGCTGCTGGGGCTGCTGCCGGCCGCGCTGCTGGTGTGGGCGGTGCGGCGCCGCGGCGACGTGCGGCGGCGCTGGCGCGACACCATCGCGCCGCACCTGCTCGACGCGCTGATGCTCGGCGAACGCCGCCGCCTGGCGCTGCGCCCGGTGCACCTGACCGCGCTGCTGCTGGCGCTCGGCACGGTGGCGCTGGCGGGCCCGAGCTGGCGCCAGGAGCGCCCGCCGTTCCTCGACGACAAGGCGCCGCTGGCGATCGCCGTGGACCTGTCGCCCAGCATGGACGCCATCGACGTCACGCCCACGCGGCTGGAGCGCGCCAAGCTCAAGATCAAGGCGCTGCTGGCGCGCCGCGACGGCGGGCGCACAGCGATCTACGCCTACGCCGGCTCGACCCACCTGGTGCTGCCGCTGACCGATGACGCCAGCCTGCTGCAGACCTTCGCCGACGCGCTGCAGACCCGCATCATGCCGGTACCCGGCCGCGACATGGCGCTGGCGCTGCGCGTGATCGACGCCGACCTGAAGCATGAGCCGGTGCCCGGCACCATCCTGTTCCTGACCGACGGCGTCGATCCCGCCGCCGCGGCGGCGTTCCGCGCGCAGGTGCACAGCGGCCGCAGCCAGCCGGTGGTGCTGGCGCTGGGCACCGCGCAGGGCGGGCCGCTGCGCAATGCCGCGGGCGGCTTCGTCGAGCAGGACGGCGCGCGCGTGTTTGCGCGGCTGGACGAGGCCGCGCTCGAGCGCTTCGGCGACGACAGCGGCGTGCCGGTGGCGACCTTCACGCCGGGCAGCGACGACGACGTGGCCTGGGTGCAGCGCCACGTGCAGTCGCATCTCGAACGGATGCAGGCCGGCGACCGCACGCGCTGGAAGGATGAAGGCTGGTGGCTGGTGCCGCCGCTGGCGCTGCTGGCGATGCTGTGGTTCCGCAAGGGCTGGACCGTGCGCTGGAGCGCCGGCCTGCTGCTGGCGCTGGCGCTTGCCGCACCGCCCGAGGCGCGCGCGCAGTCATCGGCGCCAGCCACGCAAGCCAGCGCGGTACGCCCATGGCGCTTTGTCGACCTGTGGCTGACGCATGACCAGCAAGGCCGGCGCGCCTTCGAGCAGGGCGATTTTGCGCGCGCCGCGGCGCTGTTCGACGACCCGATGTGGCGCGGCATCGCCCAGTATCGCGCCGGCCAGTACGCGCAGGCGGTGCAGAGCTTCGCGCGGGTCGATTCGGCGCAGGCGGACTACAACCAGGGCAATGCGCTGGCGCGGCAAGGCCAGTACCGGCAGGCGGCCGCGCGCTACCGCCAGGCGCTCAGGCGCCAGCCGCAGTGGGCAGAGGCGGCCGCCAACCTGGCGCTGATGGAAAAGCTGCTGGCGCAGCAGTTGCCGCAGGAAAAGCCGGATCCCGACGACGGCGAAGAGCCGCCCGACCTGCCGCCGGATCAGGTCAAGTACGACGCCGCGAAGCCGTCGGCGCCCGGCGGCAAGTCACTGCAGGTTGTCCTGACGCAGGACGCCGAGATGTGGATGCGCGCGATCCAGACCACGCCGACCGACCTGCTGCAGCGCAAGTTCGCGCTGCAGCACGGGCAGGCCGCAGCGGGGCAGGGGTCGCGATGA
- a CDS encoding VWA domain-containing protein, translating to MYQFEYPWLFALLPLPLLLWWWLPPYREESPSVRLPFFGEVASAAGLTPAAGAVVPRRNRLQWVLAPLAWVLVVTALARPQFLEAPVQKVQPARDLLLALDLSQSMDTRDFRDPSGALIPRVQAVRQVVSDFVAKRPGDRIGLIVFGDAPYPLAPFTLDHQLVQTLIGGLLPGMAGPSTALGDAIGLGIKMFEHSAAPQRVMIVLTDGNDTASRMPPERAGGIARERKVVVHTVGIGDPSAAGEAKVDLEVLQRLAAQTGGRYFFGADQAGLETIYATLDRITPHDQKTLSWRPRRELFMWPLGAALALVLAYQLLMFGYSAWVARPRPARADVAESAEAADVAEAAGAMADAAGGGR from the coding sequence ATGTACCAGTTTGAATATCCCTGGCTGTTCGCGCTGCTGCCGCTGCCCTTGCTGCTGTGGTGGTGGCTGCCGCCGTACCGCGAGGAAAGCCCGTCGGTACGGCTGCCGTTCTTTGGCGAGGTCGCCAGTGCCGCCGGGCTGACGCCTGCCGCTGGTGCCGTGGTGCCGCGCCGCAACCGGCTGCAATGGGTGCTGGCGCCGCTGGCGTGGGTGCTGGTGGTGACGGCGCTGGCGCGGCCGCAGTTTCTCGAAGCGCCGGTGCAGAAGGTGCAGCCCGCGCGCGACCTGCTGCTGGCGCTCGACCTGTCGCAGTCGATGGACACACGCGACTTCCGCGATCCGTCGGGCGCGCTGATCCCGCGCGTGCAGGCGGTGCGGCAGGTGGTGAGCGACTTTGTGGCCAAACGCCCCGGCGACCGCATCGGCCTGATCGTGTTCGGCGATGCGCCGTATCCGCTGGCGCCGTTCACGCTCGACCACCAGCTGGTGCAGACGCTGATTGGCGGGCTGCTGCCGGGCATGGCCGGGCCGAGCACGGCGCTGGGCGATGCCATCGGGCTCGGCATCAAGATGTTCGAGCACAGCGCCGCGCCCCAGCGGGTGATGATCGTGCTGACCGACGGCAACGACACCGCCAGCCGGATGCCGCCCGAGCGCGCCGGCGGCATCGCGCGCGAACGCAAGGTGGTGGTGCATACCGTAGGCATTGGCGACCCCAGCGCGGCGGGCGAAGCGAAGGTCGACCTGGAGGTGCTGCAGCGCCTGGCGGCGCAGACCGGCGGACGCTATTTCTTCGGCGCCGACCAGGCCGGCCTGGAGACCATCTACGCCACGCTCGACCGGATCACGCCGCATGACCAGAAGACGCTGTCGTGGCGGCCGCGGCGCGAGCTGTTCATGTGGCCGCTGGGCGCGGCGCTGGCGCTGGTGCTGGCGTACCAGCTGCTGATGTTCGGCTATTCGGCGTGGGTCGCGCGGCCCAGGCCAGCCCGGGCCGACGTGGCGGAATCGGCCGAAGCGGCCGACGTGGCCGAAGCGGCGGGCGCGATGGCCGATGCCGCCGGAGGCGGGCGCTGA
- a CDS encoding DUF4381 domain-containing protein: protein MSLTHSAAPATLATLADLAMPPPPSWLPQTIGWPIAGALLLLALAWAGWRAWRRYRANRYRREALAELATLPLDPDPAQRAAALRAMAALLKRTALAAWPRAQVASLAGGGWAEFLRAHAGRAGDVAPQLAALVHDAEYRGDAALAQWPDTQVRAVAAACRRWIAEHHVPV from the coding sequence ATGAGCCTGACCCACAGCGCCGCCCCGGCAACCCTGGCAACGCTGGCCGACCTTGCCATGCCGCCGCCGCCGTCGTGGCTGCCGCAGACCATCGGCTGGCCGATCGCCGGCGCCTTGCTGCTGCTGGCGCTGGCCTGGGCCGGCTGGCGCGCGTGGCGGCGCTACCGCGCCAACCGCTACCGGCGCGAGGCGCTGGCGGAGCTGGCAACGCTGCCGCTGGACCCGGACCCCGCACAGCGCGCCGCGGCCCTGCGCGCGATGGCGGCGCTGCTCAAGCGCACCGCGCTGGCGGCGTGGCCGCGCGCACAGGTGGCCAGCCTGGCCGGCGGCGGCTGGGCCGAATTCCTGCGGGCACATGCGGGAAGGGCCGGGGATGTCGCGCCGCAGCTGGCCGCGCTGGTGCACGACGCCGAGTACCGCGGCGACGCCGCGCTGGCGCAATGGCCCGACACCCAGGTGCGGGCCGTGGCCGCGGCCTGCCGGCGCTGGATCGCGGAGCACCATGTACCAGTTTGA
- a CDS encoding DUF58 domain-containing protein gives MRLPFRAIARAAPAAAHAPSSQAVSGVSVDAAALARLELAARDFHFLPRQPVHSVLAGRHASRVRGRGLSFEELRLYLPGDDIRSMDWRVTARTGRPHVRVYTEEKDRPVLLVVDQRINMFFGSRRAMKSVSAAEAVALAAWRVLAEGDRVGGVVLGDGRIEAFAPRRHRDAVQQLLGGIARFNQALRADAPARRAAGQLNAALERTARMARHDCLVIVISDFDGHDARTRDLMLALATHNDVLTILVHDPFLGKLPGSGQLVVSDGELQVELGFGHAATRRGIAEFADARARSLLDWHRAMGVPLLPLSAAEETAPQLRRLLGRPLQQAPLRPRAGAAP, from the coding sequence ATGCGCCTGCCATTCCGCGCCATCGCCCGCGCCGCCCCGGCGGCGGCGCACGCGCCGTCGTCGCAGGCGGTGTCTGGTGTCAGCGTCGATGCCGCGGCGCTGGCCCGGCTCGAACTGGCCGCGCGCGACTTCCATTTCCTGCCGCGCCAGCCGGTGCACAGCGTGCTGGCCGGGCGCCATGCCTCGCGGGTGCGCGGGCGCGGGCTGAGCTTCGAGGAACTGCGCCTGTATTTGCCCGGCGACGATATCCGCAGCATGGACTGGCGCGTGACCGCGCGCACCGGCCGGCCCCATGTGCGCGTCTACACCGAGGAAAAGGACCGCCCGGTGCTGCTGGTGGTGGACCAGCGCATCAACATGTTCTTCGGCAGCCGGCGCGCGATGAAATCGGTCAGCGCGGCCGAAGCGGTGGCGCTGGCGGCATGGCGCGTGCTCGCCGAAGGCGACCGCGTCGGCGGCGTGGTGCTGGGCGACGGCCGCATTGAAGCATTTGCGCCGCGCCGCCACCGCGATGCCGTGCAGCAGCTATTGGGCGGCATCGCGCGCTTCAACCAGGCGCTGCGCGCCGATGCGCCGGCGCGCCGCGCCGCGGGGCAGCTCAACGCGGCGCTGGAGCGCACCGCGCGCATGGCGCGCCACGATTGCCTGGTGATCGTAATCAGCGATTTCGACGGCCATGACGCCCGCACCCGCGACCTGATGCTGGCGCTGGCGACGCACAACGATGTGCTGACCATCCTGGTCCACGATCCTTTCCTCGGCAAGCTGCCCGGCTCCGGGCAACTGGTGGTCAGCGACGGCGAGCTGCAGGTCGAGCTGGGCTTCGGCCACGCCGCCACGCGGCGCGGCATCGCCGAGTTTGCCGATGCGCGCGCCAGGTCGCTGCTGGACTGGCACCGTGCCATGGGCGTGCCGCTGCTGCCGCTGTCCGCCGCCGAGGAAACCGCGCCGCAGCTGCGGCGGCTGCTGGGCCGGCCGCTGCAGCAGGCGCCGCTGCGGCCTCGCGCGGGGGCGGCGCCATGA
- a CDS encoding MoxR family ATPase gives MSTRDDVLALQQRMGESIVGQQRMIERLLLGLLADGHLLVEGLPGLAKTRAIKMLARNLDARLSRIQFTPDLLPADITGSEIYFTEGGKGEFRFQAGPVFANLVLADEVNRSPAKVQAALLEAMEERQVTVGGTTHRLEPLFLVMATQNPIEQEGTYPLPEAQMDRFLMHISVGYPEADAEADIVRLARAEETGGAAASGSAPVRLAPEAIFTARAEIHGIHVSEAVERYIVALVQATRAPKPVDDDLDQWIQVGVSPRGSIGLDKVARAHAWLHGRDFVTPEDVQAVVGDVFRHRLILSYEAHAAGIGADAVIERLVQQVAVA, from the coding sequence ATGAGCACACGCGACGACGTCCTCGCCCTGCAGCAGCGCATGGGCGAATCGATCGTGGGCCAGCAGCGCATGATCGAGCGCCTGCTGCTGGGCCTGCTGGCGGACGGCCACCTGCTGGTGGAAGGCCTGCCCGGGCTGGCCAAGACGCGCGCCATCAAGATGCTGGCGCGCAACCTCGATGCGCGGCTGTCGCGGATCCAGTTCACCCCGGACCTGCTGCCGGCGGACATCACCGGGTCGGAGATCTACTTCACCGAAGGCGGCAAGGGCGAGTTCCGCTTCCAGGCCGGCCCGGTGTTCGCCAACCTGGTGCTGGCCGATGAGGTCAACCGCTCGCCGGCCAAGGTCCAGGCGGCGCTGCTGGAAGCGATGGAAGAGCGCCAGGTCACCGTCGGCGGCACCACGCACAGGCTCGAGCCGCTGTTCCTGGTGATGGCGACGCAGAACCCGATCGAGCAGGAAGGCACCTATCCGCTGCCCGAGGCGCAGATGGACCGGTTCCTGATGCATATCAGCGTGGGCTATCCGGAAGCCGATGCCGAGGCCGATATCGTCAGGCTGGCGCGCGCGGAAGAGACGGGTGGCGCGGCTGCCAGCGGCAGCGCGCCGGTGCGGCTGGCGCCCGAGGCGATCTTCACCGCGCGCGCGGAGATCCATGGCATCCACGTCAGCGAGGCGGTGGAGCGCTACATCGTCGCGCTGGTGCAGGCCACGCGCGCGCCCAAGCCGGTCGACGACGACCTCGACCAATGGATCCAGGTGGGCGTGAGCCCGCGCGGCTCGATCGGGCTCGACAAGGTGGCGCGCGCGCATGCGTGGCTGCACGGGCGCGACTTCGTCACGCCCGAGGACGTGCAGGCCGTGGTCGGCGATGTGTTCCGCCACCGGCTGATCCTGTCGTACGAGGCGCATGCCGCCGGCATCGGCGCCGATGCCGTGATCGAGCGCCTGGTGCAGCAGGTGGCGGTGGCCTGA